The Mesorhizobium sp. M1D.F.Ca.ET.043.01.1.1 genome contains a region encoding:
- the rpoZ gene encoding DNA-directed RNA polymerase subunit omega translates to MARVTVEDCIDKVDNRFELVLLAGHRARQISQGAQITVPRDNDKNPVIALREIAEETLSPDDLKEDLIHSLQKHVEVDEPEADGEAIADQTGAATAAADTDDAEENIAFDRMSEEDLLAGIEGLVPPEKSDDY, encoded by the coding sequence ATGGCCCGCGTAACCGTTGAAGATTGCATCGACAAGGTCGACAACCGTTTCGAGCTCGTGCTGCTCGCTGGCCACCGTGCCCGCCAGATCAGCCAGGGCGCGCAGATCACCGTTCCTCGCGACAATGACAAGAATCCGGTCATTGCGCTGCGCGAGATCGCCGAGGAGACGCTGTCGCCCGACGACCTCAAGGAAGACCTGATCCACTCGCTGCAGAAGCATGTCGAGGTCGACGAGCCGGAGGCCGACGGCGAGGCGATCGCCGATCAGACCGGCGCCGCCACCGCTGCCGCCGACACCGACGATGCGGAAGAGAACATCGCCTTCGACCGTATGAGCGAGGAAGACCTGCTCGCCGGCATCGAGGGTCTGGTGCCGCCGGAAAAGAGCGACGACTACTAA
- a CDS encoding DMT family transporter: MARDRNTRLAIIAGLAMIGIYAVQFVAARFSLREHVTSTDLATLRFVGAGMVLLPITCRSGVATMQMLGWKRALALAALAGLPYPIIINWGLTYAPAAHGAALCPASIVFFSYLLSQIATTDQASRQRTIGIVAIIAGLMLFISPADTGLGMTDVFFGDLLFIGSGAMFASYAVLVLRWRVDPVTATASVVLLSCLPLPLVYLFAPTGLHAAPAAEIASQIVIQGFLAGAAAMFLYTFVVRQLGSQTASLFMPCVPIVTVIVGMAVLGETPTSAQLAAIAIMAAGMALSAFAKPMAEAARPRTGQSRPGGHGVPEALD, translated from the coding sequence ATGGCACGGGACCGCAATACGAGGCTGGCGATCATCGCGGGCTTGGCCATGATCGGCATCTACGCCGTGCAATTTGTTGCCGCCCGCTTCAGTCTCAGGGAACATGTGACGTCAACCGATCTGGCAACCCTGCGTTTCGTCGGCGCCGGCATGGTCTTGCTGCCAATTACTTGTCGAAGCGGCGTGGCGACGATGCAAATGTTGGGTTGGAAGCGCGCCCTGGCGCTGGCGGCTTTGGCCGGACTGCCATATCCGATCATCATCAACTGGGGCCTGACCTATGCGCCGGCCGCGCATGGCGCGGCGCTCTGTCCGGCGTCGATTGTCTTCTTCTCGTACCTGCTCTCGCAAATCGCGACCACCGACCAGGCCTCACGCCAACGAACCATCGGCATCGTCGCCATCATTGCCGGCCTGATGCTCTTCATTTCGCCCGCAGATACAGGCCTCGGCATGACGGACGTATTCTTCGGCGATCTCCTGTTCATCGGATCGGGCGCGATGTTTGCCAGCTACGCCGTGCTCGTGCTGCGATGGCGCGTCGATCCGGTGACGGCGACCGCCAGCGTCGTGCTGCTGTCATGCCTGCCGCTGCCCCTTGTCTACCTATTTGCGCCGACCGGCCTTCATGCAGCGCCGGCCGCCGAAATCGCCAGCCAGATCGTCATCCAAGGATTTCTGGCAGGTGCGGCCGCCATGTTTCTCTACACCTTTGTTGTCCGGCAGTTGGGATCGCAGACGGCATCGCTGTTCATGCCCTGCGTGCCGATCGTGACCGTCATCGTCGGCATGGCGGTGCTCGGCGAAACGCCGACAAGTGCCCAGCTTGCCGCCATCGCAATCATGGCGGCAGGCATGGCATTGTCAGCTTTTGCCAAGCCCATGGCCGAAGCCGCCCGACCGCGAACGGGACAAAGCCGTCCAGGCGGTCACGGCGTTCCTGAAGCGCTGGATTGA
- a CDS encoding uracil-DNA glycosylase — protein MRAAALSAAPSPEPSRDCPLCPRLHDFIAGWREREPGWFNAPVPTFLPPEGEASVKLLIVGLAPGLRGANRTGRPFTGDYAGDLLYGTLIAQGLARGEFKARPDDGLELVGTAITNAVRCVPPENKPVGAEIATCRTFLQPTIARFANLRAILTLGSIAHQSTVRALGGRVAALPFRHGGRQEAGGITLFSSYHCSRYNTNTGVLTQEMFVDVFKEIAAFLHG, from the coding sequence TTGAGAGCGGCAGCGTTGAGCGCCGCGCCCTCCCCCGAACCCAGCCGTGACTGTCCGCTCTGCCCGCGGCTGCACGACTTCATCGCCGGCTGGCGCGAGCGCGAGCCCGGCTGGTTCAACGCGCCGGTGCCGACCTTCCTGCCGCCGGAGGGCGAGGCTTCGGTCAAGCTTCTTATCGTCGGGCTGGCGCCTGGGCTGCGCGGCGCCAACCGCACGGGGCGTCCCTTCACCGGCGACTATGCCGGCGACCTGCTCTACGGCACGCTGATCGCGCAGGGCCTGGCGCGCGGCGAATTCAAGGCAAGGCCCGATGACGGGCTGGAACTCGTCGGCACCGCGATCACCAATGCGGTGCGCTGCGTGCCGCCGGAGAACAAGCCGGTCGGCGCCGAGATCGCCACCTGCCGCACCTTCCTCCAGCCGACGATCGCAAGGTTCGCCAATTTGCGCGCCATCCTGACGCTGGGCTCGATCGCGCATCAGTCGACGGTGCGGGCGCTGGGGGGACGTGTCGCCGCACTTCCCTTCCGCCATGGCGGGCGGCAGGAAGCCGGCGGCATCACACTGTTCTCCAGCTATCACTGCTCGCGCTACAACACCAATACCGGCGTGCTGACACAAGAGATGTTCGTCGACGTCTTCAAGGAAATCGCGGCGTTCCTGCACGGCTGA
- a CDS encoding NYN domain-containing protein produces the protein MFDPREKIALFIDGANLYATSRALGFDIDYRKLLSSFQKRGYLLRAYYYTALVEDQEYSSIRPLIDWLDYNGFKVVTKPAKEFTDSTGRRKIKGNMDIELTVDALELADVVDHYVIFSGDGDFRTLVEALQRRGRKVSIISTMASQPPMISDDLRRQADHFIDLMTLKNEVGRDPSERPVRRPEPAEVDEDDY, from the coding sequence ATGTTCGATCCTCGTGAAAAGATCGCCCTTTTCATTGACGGCGCCAATCTCTACGCCACCTCGCGGGCGCTGGGCTTCGACATCGACTACCGCAAGCTTCTGTCGAGCTTCCAGAAGCGCGGCTACCTGCTTCGGGCCTATTACTACACCGCGCTGGTCGAGGATCAGGAATATTCCTCGATCCGGCCGCTGATCGACTGGCTGGACTATAACGGCTTCAAAGTGGTGACCAAGCCCGCCAAGGAGTTCACCGATTCGACCGGCCGCCGCAAGATCAAGGGCAACATGGATATCGAGCTGACCGTCGATGCGCTGGAACTCGCCGATGTCGTCGACCATTATGTCATCTTCTCCGGCGACGGCGATTTCCGCACGCTGGTCGAGGCGCTGCAGCGGCGCGGCCGCAAGGTCTCGATCATCTCGACCATGGCTTCGCAGCCGCCGATGATCTCCGACGACCTGCGCCGCCAGGCCGACCATTTCATCGATCTGATGACACTGAAGAACGAGGTCGGTCGCGACCCATCCGAGCGGCCGGTCCGCCGGCCCGAGCCGGCCGAGGTCGACGAGGACGATTATTGA
- a CDS encoding bifunctional (p)ppGpp synthetase/guanosine-3',5'-bis(diphosphate) 3'-pyrophosphohydrolase, translating into MMRQYELVERVQRYKPDVNEALLNKAYVYAMQKHGHQKRASGDPYFSHPLEVAAILTEMHMDEATIAVALLHDTIEDTTATRAEIDELFGPEMGKLVEGLTKLKKLDLVSKKAEQAENLRKLLLAISEDIRVLLVKLADRLHNMRTLDHMPESKRLRIAEETMDIYAPLAGRMGMQGMREELEEIAFHYINPEAYRAVTARLAEIFERNKGVLDEIEKALSGLFEKHSIKASVKSRQKKPWSVFRKMEAKALSFEQLSDIFGFRVVVDTVEDCYRALGAIHTTWSMVPGRFKDYISTPKQNDYRSIHTTIVGPSRQRVELQIRTREMNKIAEYGVAAHSIYKDTGGKTNGAAHAISKETNAYAWLRRTIEQLAEGDNPEDFLENTKLELFQDQVFCFTPKGMLIALPRGATPIDFAYAVHTDVGDTCVGAKVNGRIMPLMTELKNGDEVEIIRSKAQVPPAAWESVVVTGKARAAIRRATKNAIRKQYSGLGARILERAFERAGKNFTKESLKPVLHRLARKDIEDVLASVGRGELASTDVMKAVFPDYKDERVTVAASKQREEGWSKIRNAAGMLFQMPGRAARKGKDQQRDGAVPIRGVRGDLPVRFAPEGAVPGDRIVGIIQPGTGITIYPIQSPALQAFDDQPERWIDVRWDIDESTKERFPARISVTAINAPGSLADIAQVVASNDANIHTLSMVRTAPDFTEMLIDLEVWDLKHLNRLLSQLKDNSSVSDARRVNG; encoded by the coding sequence ATGATGCGTCAGTATGAGCTTGTCGAGCGCGTGCAGCGCTACAAGCCTGACGTCAACGAGGCGCTGCTCAACAAGGCCTATGTCTACGCCATGCAGAAGCATGGCCACCAGAAGCGCGCCTCGGGCGATCCCTATTTCTCGCACCCGCTGGAAGTCGCCGCCATCCTCACCGAAATGCATATGGATGAGGCGACCATCGCGGTTGCCCTTTTGCACGACACGATCGAGGACACGACCGCGACCCGGGCCGAGATCGACGAACTGTTCGGCCCCGAAATGGGCAAGCTGGTCGAAGGCCTGACCAAGCTGAAGAAGCTCGACCTCGTCTCCAAGAAGGCCGAGCAGGCGGAGAACCTGCGCAAGCTGCTGCTCGCGATCTCCGAGGATATCCGCGTTCTCCTGGTCAAGCTCGCCGACCGCCTGCACAACATGCGCACGCTCGACCATATGCCCGAGTCCAAGCGCCTGCGCATCGCCGAGGAGACGATGGACATCTATGCGCCGCTCGCCGGACGCATGGGCATGCAGGGCATGCGCGAGGAACTGGAAGAGATCGCCTTCCACTACATCAATCCGGAGGCCTATCGGGCCGTCACCGCGCGGCTGGCTGAAATCTTCGAGCGCAACAAAGGCGTGCTTGACGAGATCGAGAAGGCGCTGTCGGGCCTGTTTGAAAAGCATTCGATCAAAGCCAGCGTCAAAAGCCGGCAGAAGAAGCCGTGGTCCGTGTTCCGCAAGATGGAGGCCAAGGCGCTTTCCTTCGAGCAGCTCTCCGACATCTTCGGGTTCCGTGTCGTCGTCGACACGGTCGAGGATTGCTACCGCGCGCTCGGCGCTATCCACACCACCTGGTCGATGGTTCCCGGCCGCTTCAAGGACTACATCTCGACCCCGAAGCAGAACGACTACCGTTCCATCCACACCACCATCGTCGGTCCGTCGCGCCAGCGCGTCGAATTGCAGATCCGCACCCGCGAGATGAACAAGATCGCCGAATACGGTGTCGCCGCGCACTCGATCTACAAGGATACCGGCGGCAAGACGAATGGCGCCGCGCACGCGATCTCCAAGGAGACCAACGCCTATGCCTGGCTGCGCCGCACCATCGAGCAGCTGGCCGAAGGCGACAATCCCGAGGATTTCCTGGAAAACACCAAGCTGGAGCTGTTCCAGGACCAGGTGTTCTGCTTCACGCCCAAGGGCATGCTGATCGCGCTGCCGCGCGGCGCCACCCCGATCGACTTTGCGTACGCCGTACACACCGATGTCGGCGACACCTGCGTCGGCGCCAAGGTCAACGGCCGCATCATGCCGCTGATGACGGAATTGAAGAACGGCGACGAGGTCGAGATCATCCGCTCCAAGGCGCAGGTGCCGCCTGCCGCCTGGGAATCGGTCGTCGTCACCGGCAAGGCGCGCGCCGCCATCCGCCGCGCCACCAAGAACGCCATCCGCAAGCAATATTCCGGGCTCGGCGCCCGCATCCTCGAACGCGCCTTCGAGCGCGCCGGCAAGAACTTCACCAAGGAAAGCCTGAAGCCGGTGCTGCACCGGCTGGCGCGCAAGGACATCGAGGACGTGCTGGCCTCCGTCGGGCGCGGCGAGCTTGCATCGACCGACGTCATGAAGGCGGTCTTCCCCGACTACAAGGACGAGCGGGTCACGGTCGCGGCGTCCAAGCAGCGCGAGGAGGGCTGGTCGAAGATCCGCAACGCCGCCGGCATGCTTTTCCAGATGCCCGGCCGCGCCGCGCGCAAGGGCAAGGACCAGCAACGCGACGGCGCGGTGCCGATCCGTGGCGTGCGCGGCGACCTGCCGGTGCGCTTCGCGCCGGAAGGGGCGGTGCCCGGCGACCGGATCGTCGGCATCATCCAGCCGGGAACCGGCATCACCATCTATCCGATCCAGTCGCCGGCGCTGCAGGCCTTCGACGACCAGCCCGAGCGCTGGATCGACGTGCGCTGGGACATCGACGAGAGCACCAAGGAGCGCTTTCCGGCGCGCATCTCGGTCACCGCCATCAATGCGCCGGGATCGCTCGCCGACATAGCGCAGGTCGTCGCGTCCAACGACGCCAACATCCATACGCTGTCGATGGTGCGCACCGCGCCCGATTTCACCGAGATGCTGATCGACCTCGAGGTCTGGGACCTGAAGCACCTCAACCGGCTGCTGTCGCAGCTTAAGGACAATTCGAGCGTCAGCGATGCGCGGCGCGTCAATGGGTGA
- a CDS encoding Lrp/AsnC ligand binding domain-containing protein, which produces MKGISGVNPEDGDLDNIDRSLLRLLQEDGRHTTLDLAARVGLSPTGASQRVKRLFREGFITAVRAVLDPRKIGRGTLVFIEVRLDHTAPHIFDRFAEAVIRAPEVLECHMVVGGFDYLVKARIAEMGAYQDFLKRVILPLPGVKETHTYASIGDVKPDALLPV; this is translated from the coding sequence ATGAAGGGCATTTCCGGCGTGAATCCTGAAGACGGCGATCTGGACAATATCGACCGCAGCCTGCTTCGCCTGCTGCAGGAGGACGGGCGGCACACGACTCTCGATCTCGCTGCCCGAGTAGGCCTGTCGCCAACCGGCGCCAGTCAGCGGGTGAAGCGTCTGTTTCGTGAAGGCTTCATCACCGCGGTCAGGGCCGTGCTCGATCCGCGAAAGATCGGCCGCGGCACCCTTGTGTTCATCGAGGTGCGGCTCGATCACACGGCACCCCATATTTTCGACCGCTTCGCCGAGGCCGTGATCAGGGCCCCCGAGGTTCTGGAGTGCCACATGGTCGTCGGCGGCTTCGACTATCTGGTGAAGGCCCGAATTGCGGAAATGGGCGCCTATCAGGATTTTCTGAAGCGGGTCATCCTGCCGCTGCCGGGCGTGAAGGAAACGCACACCTATGCCTCGATCGGCGACGTCAAGCCCGACGCGCTGTTGCCGGTATGA